Sequence from the Enhydrobacter sp. genome:
TCGATGAAGGCGTCCTCGTGGTCGACGATGGTCGAGCAGGCGAGATAGATCTCGCGCTGCAGCGCCTCGGTCCACACCTCGGGGTTCTCCTGGATGAAGGTGCGGAACAGCTTGACGATCGAGTTGCAGTGCAGGGTCTCGTCGCGCACCGACCACGACACGATCTGGCCCATGCCCTTCATCTTGTTGAAGCGCGGGAAGTTCATCAGCATGGCGAAGGAGGCGAAGAGCTGCAGGCCCTCGGTGAAGGCGCCGAACACCGCCAGCGTCTTGGCGATGTCGGCCTTCGAGTCGACGTTGAACTCCTGCATGTAGTCGTACTTGTCCTTCATCTCCTTGACGCGGAGAAAGGCGGAGTACTCGGCCTCGGGCATGCCGATCGTGTCGAGCAGATGGCTGTAGGCGGCGATGTGCACCGTCTCCATGGCCGAGAAGGCCGACAGCATCATCTGCACTTCCGTGGGTTTGAAGACCCGCGAATAGTGCTTCATGTAGCAGTTGTTCACCTCGACGTCGGCCTGGGTGAAGAAGCGGAAGATCTGCGTCAGCAGGTGGCGCTCGCTCTCGGTGAGCTTGTTGCGCCAGTCCTTGACGTCGTCGGCCAGCGGCACCTCCTCGGGCAGCCAGTGGATGCGCTGCTGCGTCAGCCAGGCGTCGTAGGCCCAGGGATAGTGGAACGGCTTGTAGATCGGCTTGGCGTCGAGCAGGGACATCGGATCTGACCAAATGGCTTTAGAGAAATCCTCACCCTGAGGAGCGGTCCGAAGGACCGCGTCTCGAAGGGTGGGCACTAGCACCTTGTTTGCGGTCCACCCTTCGAGACGGCCCTTCGGGCCTCCTCAGGGTGAGGCGGTTACTGGCAGCTCAGGCATTCCTCGTAGTTGTTGGTGGCCTCGCCGGCCGGCGGGACGCCGACCGGCGGAGGCGAGGGAGCGTCGCTTCCGGGAACCGCAAGGGCCTGATCGCCGATCGGCGAGACGAGGGCGTCGTTGGAGACGATGTCGGCGCGCTGGATCGAGAGCGAGCGGCAGTAGTAGAGGCTCTTCACGCCGCGCTTCCAGGCCATCATGTGGATCTGGTGCAGGTCGCGCTTGTGCACGTCGGCCGGCAGGAAAATGTTGAGCGACTGGCTCTGGCAGATGAAGGGCGCGCGGTCGGCGGCGTGCTCGACCAGCCAGCGCTGGTCGATCTCGAAGGCGGTCTTGAACACCGCCTTCTCGTGGTCGTCGAGGCAGTCGAGATGCTGGACCGAGCCCTGGCTGGTCGTGATCGAGGTCCAGGTGTCCTCGTCGTTCCGGCCCTTCTGGGCCAGCACCTTCTCGAGGTACGGGTTGCGCACCACGAAGGAGCCCGACAGGGTCTTGTGGTTGTAGACGTTGGCCGCCGACGGCTCGATGCCGGGCGAGGCGCCGCCGCAGATGATCGAGATCGAGGCGGTGGGCGCGATCGCGAGCTTGTTGGAGAAGCGCTCCTGGACGCCGAAATCGGCGGCGTCCGGGCAGGCGCCGCGCTCGGCGGCGAGCGTGCGCGAGGCCTCGTCGCACTGGCCGCGGATGTGCTTGAACATCTTCTTGTTCCACACCTTGGCCATCACCGATTCGAGCGGGATGTTGTTCTGCTGCAGGAAGGAGTGGAAGCCCATGATGCCGAGCCCGACCGAGCGCTCGCGCATGGCGGCGTAGGTGGCACGGGCGAAGTCGGAGCCGGCGTTGTCGATGAAGCCCTGCAGCACGTTGTCGAGGAAACGCATCACGTCCTCGATGAAGGTCGGATGCTCGTGCCACTCGAGATAGCTCTCGACGTTGAGCGAGGAGAGGCAGCACACCGCGGTGCGCTGCTTGCCGTGGTGGTCGACGCCGGTCGGCAGCGTGATCTCGCTGCACAGGTTCGAGGTCTTGACCTCGAGGCCGGCGAGCTTGTGGTGCTCGGGCATCGCCCGGTTCACGTGGTCGACGAAGACGAGGTAGGGCTCGCCGGTCTCGATGCGCGCCGTCAGGATGCGGATCCACAGATGCCGGGCCGAGATCTTGCGCAGCACCGCGCCGTCCTTCGGCGAGGTCAGCGCCCATTCCTCGTCGGCCTCGACGGCGCGCATGAAGGCGTCGGAGACCAGGAGGCCGTGATGCAGGTTGAGCGCCTTGCGATTGGGGTCGCCGCCGGTCGGCCGGCGGATCTCGACGAACTCCTCGATCTCGGGATGGCTGACCGGCAGGTAGACGGCCGCCGAGCCGCGGCGCAGCGAGCCCTGACTGATGGCCAGCGTCAGCGAATCCATGACGCGGATGAAGGGCACGACGCCGGAGGTCTTGCCGTTCATACCGACCTTCTCGCCGATCGAGCGCAGGTTGCCCCAGTAGGAGCCGATGCCGCCGCCGCGCGCCGCCAGCCACACGTTCTCGTTCCACAGCCCGACGATCCCTTCGAGGCTGTCGTTCGCCTCGTTCAGGAAGCAGGAGATCGGCAGGCCGCGGCTGGTCCCCCCATTGGAGAGAACGGGCGTGGCGGGCATGAACCAGAGGTTCGAGATGTAGTCGTAGAGCCGCTGGGCATGCGCGTCGTCGTCGGCATAGGCCGAGGCGACCCTGGCGAACATGTCCTGGTAGGACTCGCCCGGCAGGAGATAGCGGTCGGACAGGGTGGCTTTGCCGAAGGCCGTCAGGCGGGCGTCCCGCCCGGAGTCGGTCACAACGCGCGCACCGCTTCGAACTTGAACGACATCAAACACTTACGGCCCCCATTTTCATTTTGTCCACAGCTGTGGATGGAACACTCTGTGGAGAGACACCTACATCTTGGGAGGGTTTTGGCTACCTCCACTATCCATTGATGATAACTCAGCCTCTCAGGCTGTCATTTCGATTCTTGTCCATGGCTTGTGAATCTGAAGAATGGCGACTTAACTATCAGATAAATAATGAAAAAATAGTTCCGAAGAATTCCCGATCCGGAGTGGGTGCGAACCTTCGCAGTTGCAGCAAAAATTGAGAACAAAACGCGCTTTGCCGCGGAAATCCGGGGCCTGAAACAGAAACGCCAACCAAAGGGCGCTCCGGCGTCGGGCAGGGGGCCGAAAGCATCGATGCGATAGCCGTTTTTGGCCTCGCCAAGTTCGTCGTCAGATTGTCACATCACTGGCTACCATCACCGCCCCCATCGACGAGGACGAGCGCATGGCCAACGCGTTGGCGCCAAGGGCATACGGACTGGACGCCATCAGCGCGATCGCGCAACGCCTCGCCGGCGGCGAGGAGGCCCGGCAATTCGCGCGGCGCCTGTTCGAGCGCGTGGCCGAGCGCGACCTCGCCGCCGCGCCGGCCGAGCAGCGCGCGGGCGCCGCCGTGGCGCTGCTGTCGTTCGCGCGCCGCCGCCTGCCGGGGGTCGCCAAGGTCCGCGTCTTCAACCCGACCGAGCCCGACCACGGCTTCGACAGCCGGCACACGGTCGTGCAGGTCGTCAACGACGACATGCCGTTCCTGGTCGATTCGATCGCCAACGAGTTCAATCGCCGCGAGATCGGCGTCCATCTGCTGGCCCATCCCGTGCTCGCCGTGCGCCGCGACCTCGACGGCGACCGGCAGGGCTTCGCGGTCGAGGCGGGCGAACGGGCGCGGCCCGAATCGATGATGCACATCGAGATCGACCGCCTGGTCGACCCGCTGGCGCTCGACGATCTGGCCGCCGCGCTGACGCGCATCCTCGCCGAGGTGCGCGTCGCGGTCGAGGATTGGCGGCCGATGCGCCAGGCCTGCCTCGACGCCATCGACGACCTGGTTCCCGGCCGCTCGCCCAACCTCGCCGAGTACGACGACTTCCTGCGCTGGCTCGAGGCGCAGCACTTCACCTTCCTCGGCCATCGCCGCTACCGCTATGCCGACGACGCCGAACAGCCGGGCGGCCTGCGCTACGACCTCGTTCCCGGATCGGCGCTCGGCATCCTGCGGCCCGACGAGGTGCGCCTGTTCGCGCCGGGCCTCGGCGGCGGCGAGGCGATGGCCCGCTTTGCCCGCGGCGGCCACAA
This genomic interval carries:
- a CDS encoding ribonucleotide-diphosphate reductase subunit beta; amino-acid sequence: MSLLDAKPIYKPFHYPWAYDAWLTQQRIHWLPEEVPLADDVKDWRNKLTESERHLLTQIFRFFTQADVEVNNCYMKHYSRVFKPTEVQMMLSAFSAMETVHIAAYSHLLDTIGMPEAEYSAFLRVKEMKDKYDYMQEFNVDSKADIAKTLAVFGAFTEGLQLFASFAMLMNFPRFNKMKGMGQIVSWSVRDETLHCNSIVKLFRTFIQENPEVWTEALQREIYLACSTIVDHEDAFIDLAFELDGIEGMTANDVKRYIRFIADRRLIQLGLQPIYRSDAKNPLPWMDQMLNAIEHTNFFENRATEYSKASTKGSWDEAFS
- a CDS encoding ribonucleoside-diphosphate reductase subunit alpha; the encoded protein is MFDVVQVRSGARVVTDSGRDARLTAFGKATLSDRYLLPGESYQDMFARVASAYADDDAHAQRLYDYISNLWFMPATPVLSNGGTSRGLPISCFLNEANDSLEGIVGLWNENVWLAARGGGIGSYWGNLRSIGEKVGMNGKTSGVVPFIRVMDSLTLAISQGSLRRGSAAVYLPVSHPEIEEFVEIRRPTGGDPNRKALNLHHGLLVSDAFMRAVEADEEWALTSPKDGAVLRKISARHLWIRILTARIETGEPYLVFVDHVNRAMPEHHKLAGLEVKTSNLCSEITLPTGVDHHGKQRTAVCCLSSLNVESYLEWHEHPTFIEDVMRFLDNVLQGFIDNAGSDFARATYAAMRERSVGLGIMGFHSFLQQNNIPLESVMAKVWNKKMFKHIRGQCDEASRTLAAERGACPDAADFGVQERFSNKLAIAPTASISIICGGASPGIEPSAANVYNHKTLSGSFVVRNPYLEKVLAQKGRNDEDTWTSITTSQGSVQHLDCLDDHEKAVFKTAFEIDQRWLVEHAADRAPFICQSQSLNIFLPADVHKRDLHQIHMMAWKRGVKSLYYCRSLSIQRADIVSNDALVSPIGDQALAVPGSDAPSPPPVGVPPAGEATNNYEECLSCQ